One region of Vitis vinifera cultivar Pinot Noir 40024 chromosome 1, ASM3070453v1 genomic DNA includes:
- the LOC100251363 gene encoding galactan beta-1,4-galactosyltransferase GALS3 encodes MANEKERVEKKTFVGFVRNCMAELKILLTALLLLCTIATLVQFLPPRFSFSPSDLRNCLSAISSSSSSSNSSQKVTSPPLPHPSPPASDPPSPPPLPPPPSIQQQQKDQILDGGIIKRAFNPYGAAAYNFVLMSAYRGGLNTFAVVGLASKPLHLFGNPTYQCEWVPQSNQTQQQQQMPPSISTRGYKILPDWGYGRVYTVVVVNCTFPVAVGQNGSGGQLLLHASTSGGGDRDLNVTDTIEALIEAPGSLNASFYTSPAEPKYDYLYCGSSLYGNLSPQRVREWIAYHVKFFGERSHFVIHDAGGVHSGVLEVLKPWMEKGYVTLQDIREQERFDGYYHNQFLVVNDCLHRYRFMAKWMFFFDVDEYIYVPPKNTIKSVLNSLSGYTQFTIEQMPISNKLCLSSDAGKAPRKWGFEKLVYRDVKRGIRRDRKYAVQPRNVFATGVHLSQNLAGKTTHKTDHLVKYFHYHGTVAERREPCRKMVNTTELTFDGTPYVMDTTMRAVAGSVKIFELKAIGSRLQRTPQ; translated from the exons ATGGCAAACGAGAAAGAGAGAGTAGAGAAGAAAACGTTTGTGGGGTTTGTACGGAACTGTATGGCGGagcttaaaattttgttaactGCTCTTCTATTGCTCTGTACCATAGCAACCCTTGTTCAATTTCTCCCTCCTCGTTTTTCATTCTCCCCATCCGATCTCCGTAACTGTCTCTCCGCAATctcatcctcttcttcttcttctaattcTTCTCAGAAGGTGACCTCCCCACCACTTCCACACCCATCCCCACCCGCCTCTGATCCTCCTTCTCCCCCACCATTACCCCCACCTCCTTCCATTCAACAGCAACAAAAAGATCAGATTCTAGACGGTGGCATCATCAAGCGGGCCTTCAATCCTTACGGTGCAGCCGCATACAACTTCGTTCTCATGTCCGCTTACAGAGGTGGCCTCAACACTTTCGCGGTCGTCGGACTCGCTTCCAAGCCCCTTCACCTTTTCGGTAATCCTACCTATCAATGCGAGTGGGTTCCCCAATCCAATCAAACCCAACAACAGCAACAAATGCCACCATCTATCTCCACCCGCGGCTACAAGATCCTCCCTGACTGGGGCTACGGCCGCGTTTACACCGTTGTTGTTGTCAACTGTACATTTCCTGTTGCAGTAGGCCAAAATGGTTCCGGCGGCCAATTGCTCCTCCATGCCTCCACTTCCGGTGGCGGTGATCGGGATCTCAATGTGACGGACACGATTGAAGCTCTAATAGAAGCCCCCGGGAGCTTAAATGCGTCGTTTTATACATCCCCGGCCGAACCCAAATACGATTATCTCTACTGCGGGTCGTCCTTATACGGGAATTTGAGTCCCCAGAGGGTGAGGGAATGGATTGCTTACCACGTTAAGTTCTTCGGAGAGAGGTCCCATTTTGTGATACACGACGCAGGTGGTGTACATTCCGGGGTTCTAGAGGTGTTGAAGCCGTGGATGGAAAAAGGGTACGTGACACTGCAGGATATAAGAGAGCAGGAACGTTTTGATGGCTATTATCACAATCAGTTCCTTGTTGTGAATGATTGTTTGCATAGATATCGCTTTATGGCTAAGTGGATGTTCTTCTTTGATGTTGATGAGTATATCTATGTGCCACCTAAGAACACTATAAAGTCCGTACTCAATTCCCTTTCCGGATATACCCAATTCACCATTGAACAGATGCCCATATCCAACAAGCTCTGCCTCTCTTCAGACGCCGGTAAAGCTCCCAG AAAATGGGGGTTTGAAAAGCTGGTGTATAGGGATGTTAAGAGAGGAATCAGGAGGGACCGGAAATATGCAGTGCAACCACGCAATGTGTTTGCAACAGGAGTGCACTTGTCACAAAACCTAGCAGGTAAGACAACACACAAAACGGACCACCTGGTCAAGTATTTCCATTATCATGGAACCGTAGCAGAACGGCGCGAGCCATGTCGCAAGATGGTAAATACGACAGAGCTCACATTTGATGGTACACCTTATGTAATGGACACCACAATGCGGGCTGTTGCTGGGTCTGTGAAGATATTTGAGCTCAAAGCCATTGGGTCTCGGTTACAAAGGACTCCTCAATGA